From the genome of Methanofervidicoccus abyssi, one region includes:
- the pstB gene encoding phosphate ABC transporter ATP-binding protein PstB, translated as MSKKIKIETKNLNLYYGDFHALKNINLPIYENKITALIGPSGCGKSSFIRCLNRLNDLIPNARIEGEVLLDGKNIYDEDVDVVDLRKRVGMVFQKPNPFPMSIYDNVAFGPRIHGIKDKDTLDEIVEWALKKAALWDEVKEDLKKSAFELSGGQQQRLCIARTIAVKPEVILLDEPTSALDPISTQKIEDLMVELKEDYTVVVVTHNMQQASRVSDYTAFFLMGELIEFDKTEKIFLAPSRKETEDYISGRFG; from the coding sequence ATGAGTAAAAAGATAAAGATAGAAACCAAAAATTTAAACTTATACTATGGGGATTTTCACGCCCTTAAAAATATAAACTTACCAATATACGAGAACAAGATAACAGCCCTTATAGGGCCTAGTGGATGTGGTAAAAGTTCCTTTATAAGATGTCTCAATAGGTTGAACGATCTCATCCCCAATGCAAGGATTGAAGGAGAAGTACTCTTAGATGGAAAGAATATATACGATGAAGATGTAGATGTGGTAGATCTGAGGAAGAGGGTAGGCATGGTTTTCCAAAAGCCAAATCCTTTTCCAATGAGTATCTATGATAATGTAGCTTTTGGTCCAAGGATTCATGGTATAAAGGATAAAGATACGTTAGATGAGATCGTGGAGTGGGCTCTAAAGAAGGCAGCATTATGGGATGAGGTTAAGGAAGACTTGAAAAAATCTGCATTTGAACTGTCGGGGGGACAGCAGCAGAGACTCTGTATTGCCCGTACCATAGCAGTTAAACCCGAGGTTATACTGTTAGATGAACCTACATCTGCACTTGATCCTATCTCTACTCAGAAAATAGAAGATCTTATGGTGGAGTTAAAGGAAGATTACACCGTTGTAGTTGTTACTCACAACATGCAGCAGGCAAGTAGGGTGTCAGATTATACAGCATTCTTTTTAATGGGGGAACTTATAGAGTTCGACAAAACTGAGAAGATATTCCTTGCACCTTCAAGGAAGGAGACTGAAGATTATA
- the ppsA gene encoding phosphoenolpyruvate synthase encodes MKLIAWLDELSNRDVDIAGGKGASLGEMWNAGLPVPPAFIVTAEAYRYFIRETKLDKKIREILKDVDVNNPEELNKKSEEIRKLILDAKMPKDLEIIIIESYNRLCEESGEEEVFVAVRSSATAEDLPDASFAGQQETYLNIKGAENVVKAVQKCFASLFTPRAIFYREQKGFDHFKVALAVVVQKMVNSEKAGVLFTVNPINQNYEEMVIEGAWGLGEGVVSGVVTPDTYIIDKKTLTPKSISVARKDVMFIRDEKGETKKVETPEDLREKRVLSDEELRKLAEMGLTIEKHYGKPMDIEWGIEKGNIFMLQARPITTLDKKKGETSKESEELGEIILKGIGASPGLASGKVKIIYDIKEIDKIEEGDILVTKMTTPDMVPAMKKASAIVTDDGGLTCHAAIISRELGTPCVVGTQRATEILKDNMVVTVDGEKGIVYRGEIKKEKIERGEDIQISTGAPVIITATEIMVNVSMPEVAERAAATGADGVGLLRAEHMILGTGVHPIKILKEKGEEALVEVFAEGIRKVADAFYPRPVTYRTLDAPTDEFRGLEGGEDEPVEQNPMLGWRGIRRGLDEKEILKCELLAIKKLRSEGYKNIRIMIPLVTNPSEVRKVKELAREIGLELGKDVEFGVMVETPAAALIIEDIIKEGIDFVSLGTNDLTQYTIAIDRNNELVAKYYRENHPAVLKLIEHVIRTCKKYGVKTSICGQAGSRPSMVEKLVRWGIDSISANIDAIDTIRKTVARTEQRIILETIRDKKFKMD; translated from the coding sequence ATGAAATTAATAGCCTGGTTAGATGAGTTGTCCAATAGGGATGTTGATATTGCCGGTGGAAAAGGAGCCTCTCTTGGAGAGATGTGGAATGCAGGTCTACCAGTACCTCCTGCATTTATAGTTACTGCAGAAGCATATAGGTACTTTATAAGGGAGACGAAACTTGATAAAAAAATAAGGGAAATTCTAAAAGATGTGGATGTAAATAATCCTGAAGAGTTAAATAAAAAATCAGAAGAGATAAGAAAACTGATACTAGATGCTAAGATGCCTAAGGATCTCGAAATAATTATTATCGAGAGTTATAACAGACTCTGTGAAGAGAGTGGTGAAGAGGAGGTATTTGTTGCAGTTCGAAGTTCTGCTACTGCAGAGGATCTACCTGATGCAAGTTTCGCTGGACAGCAGGAAACTTACTTAAACATAAAAGGGGCTGAAAACGTTGTTAAAGCTGTTCAGAAATGTTTTGCTTCCCTATTTACTCCAAGGGCCATATTCTACAGAGAGCAGAAAGGATTTGATCACTTCAAGGTGGCACTGGCTGTAGTAGTACAGAAGATGGTAAACTCTGAAAAGGCCGGTGTGTTATTTACCGTGAACCCTATAAATCAGAATTACGAGGAAATGGTAATAGAAGGAGCGTGGGGACTTGGAGAGGGGGTAGTAAGTGGTGTAGTAACTCCAGATACTTATATCATAGATAAAAAAACCTTAACCCCAAAGAGCATCTCCGTAGCAAGAAAAGATGTAATGTTTATAAGGGATGAAAAGGGAGAGACAAAAAAGGTAGAGACTCCTGAAGATCTAAGGGAGAAAAGAGTACTCTCTGACGAGGAACTTAGAAAACTAGCCGAGATGGGATTGACTATCGAGAAACACTATGGAAAACCTATGGATATTGAATGGGGTATAGAAAAGGGAAATATATTTATGCTCCAGGCTAGACCGATAACTACCTTAGATAAGAAGAAGGGAGAGACATCTAAAGAATCCGAAGAGTTAGGGGAGATAATACTAAAAGGTATTGGGGCTTCTCCAGGTTTGGCTTCTGGTAAGGTGAAGATAATCTATGACATCAAAGAGATAGATAAGATAGAGGAAGGAGATATCTTAGTAACAAAGATGACAACGCCAGATATGGTACCTGCCATGAAGAAGGCCAGTGCCATAGTTACAGATGACGGGGGATTAACCTGCCATGCGGCCATTATATCAAGAGAGTTAGGTACGCCCTGTGTTGTAGGTACCCAGAGAGCTACAGAGATATTGAAGGACAATATGGTAGTTACAGTGGATGGAGAGAAGGGTATTGTATATAGGGGAGAGATAAAGAAGGAGAAGATAGAAAGAGGTGAAGACATACAGATAAGTACAGGAGCACCAGTAATCATAACTGCAACTGAGATTATGGTAAACGTTTCCATGCCTGAAGTTGCAGAGAGGGCTGCTGCAACTGGGGCCGATGGAGTAGGACTTCTAAGGGCAGAACATATGATCCTTGGGACAGGTGTTCATCCAATTAAGATACTTAAGGAGAAGGGTGAAGAGGCTCTTGTAGAGGTTTTCGCAGAGGGTATTAGAAAGGTAGCAGATGCTTTCTATCCAAGACCTGTAACATACAGAACCTTGGACGCTCCAACAGATGAATTCAGAGGGTTAGAAGGAGGAGAGGATGAACCTGTAGAACAGAACCCTATGTTAGGTTGGAGGGGGATTAGAAGGGGGTTAGATGAGAAGGAAATACTAAAATGTGAATTACTTGCAATAAAGAAACTGAGAAGTGAAGGTTATAAAAACATAAGGATAATGATACCTCTAGTTACAAACCCTTCAGAAGTTAGAAAGGTAAAAGAACTGGCCAGGGAGATAGGTTTAGAGTTAGGAAAAGATGTTGAATTTGGCGTGATGGTGGAGACACCAGCGGCTGCACTTATTATAGAGGATATTATAAAGGAAGGAATTGACTTTGTTTCCTTAGGTACAAACGATCTAACCCAATATACAATAGCTATAGATAGGAACAACGAACTTGTTGCAAAGTATTACAGGGAGAATCACCCTGCAGTTTTAAAGTTAATAGAGCATGTCATAAGGACATGTAAAAAATACGGTGTGAAAACTTCCATATGTGGCCAGGCTGGAAGTAGACCTTCTATGGTGGAGAAACTTGTTAGGTGGGGTATTGATAGTATTTCTGCAAACATAGATGCGATAGATACTATAAGGAAAACTGTGGCAAGAACTGAGCAGAGAATAATATTGGAGACTATTAGAGATAAGAAGTTCAAGATGGATTAA
- a CDS encoding DUF357 domain-containing protein, with protein sequence MVDKKILNRITKEKVEEYLRKTEEAIGIIKKGLPPERSLLYDVALDFLSMIECYFKDAKVFIEKGDYINGFASLNYAYGWIDAGVRLGIFDVGNDDVKFTLAK encoded by the coding sequence ATGGTAGATAAAAAGATCCTAAATAGAATTACCAAGGAGAAGGTAGAGGAGTATCTCAGGAAAACAGAAGAAGCAATAGGAATTATTAAAAAAGGCCTACCTCCAGAGAGGAGTTTACTCTACGATGTCGCTTTGGACTTTCTATCTATGATAGAGTGTTATTTTAAGGATGCAAAGGTATTTATAGAGAAAGGGGATTATATAAATGGATTTGCTTCTCTGAATTACGCCTACGGCTGGATAGATGCTGGAGTCCGTTTAGGTATATTCGATGTTGGAAATGACGATGTAAAATTCACATTGGCGAAGTAA
- a CDS encoding DUF555 domain-containing protein: protein MPNYHVTLQAPYIVKNVEDVEDAIGVAISSVGKLLNKNNMEYVDIDVGLTICPKCGEPIDCVLVVARTAMVGLLLSMKVFNAENLEHAIRIAKSTIGKALKDIPLEVVDVVEI from the coding sequence ATGCCCAATTATCATGTAACCCTACAGGCCCCCTACATAGTAAAAAACGTTGAAGATGTGGAAGATGCTATAGGTGTAGCAATATCCAGTGTGGGAAAGTTGTTAAACAAGAACAACATGGAGTATGTGGATATAGATGTAGGATTAACCATATGTCCAAAGTGTGGAGAACCTATAGACTGTGTCTTAGTGGTTGCCAGGACTGCCATGGTAGGGCTGTTACTCTCTATGAAAGTCTTCAATGCAGAGAATTTAGAGCATGCCATAAGAATAGCTAAATCCACCATAGGTAAGGCTTTGAAAGACATACCTCTCGAGGTAGTGGATGTAGTGGAAATATAA
- a CDS encoding MnmC family methyltransferase, translating into MLPNKVAIDIIRRYMARFEKGEDIEEFRRDLIKDLLNHGVLVKTEDGTYTLVSECKEELMHSRIGALKESVEKFVIPSNLKHIKNPKILDLCSGIGYNSIGALHYNRNCKIDMVECCKEVLFLSLCLDIPYEEHNIIKNRIKDFLEGDVNRSTINIYLEDGRNAIKKLEGGYNVVFHDAFSPQRDAVLYTVDFLRKVYKKMDDNGVLISYSSSIPFRSALVEAGFILSEGHPVGRRRGITIAYKNPSPDRKIRRISPTDERLIAISTVGIPYRDPNLNFTHEEIVEHRKLERMEFKKRLLEIGRYYSTKKVKLGKVDKRFLNIQRLDLNSTQVILKMREVLGI; encoded by the coding sequence ATGCTCCCAAATAAGGTTGCCATAGATATTATCAGAAGATACATGGCAAGATTTGAAAAGGGGGAGGATATAGAGGAGTTTAGAAGAGACCTTATTAAGGATCTTCTGAATCACGGCGTTTTAGTTAAAACTGAAGATGGTACCTACACATTGGTATCAGAATGTAAAGAAGAACTTATGCATTCTAGAATAGGGGCATTAAAGGAGAGTGTTGAAAAGTTCGTAATACCTTCAAATCTAAAACATATAAAAAATCCAAAGATACTGGATCTCTGTAGTGGAATAGGTTACAACTCTATAGGGGCTCTTCACTACAATAGAAACTGCAAAATAGATATGGTAGAGTGTTGTAAAGAAGTGCTCTTTCTATCTCTATGTTTAGATATACCCTACGAGGAACATAATATAATTAAAAATAGGATTAAGGATTTTCTCGAAGGAGATGTAAACAGAAGTACTATAAACATATACCTTGAAGATGGAAGGAACGCTATCAAGAAGTTGGAAGGTGGATATAATGTAGTATTTCACGATGCATTTTCTCCCCAACGGGATGCTGTACTGTACACTGTAGATTTTTTAAGGAAGGTTTACAAAAAGATGGACGATAACGGTGTTTTAATCTCCTACTCTTCTTCCATACCCTTTAGAAGTGCACTGGTAGAGGCTGGTTTTATCCTATCGGAGGGACACCCTGTAGGTAGAAGGAGGGGAATAACTATAGCCTACAAGAATCCTTCTCCAGATAGAAAGATAAGGAGAATATCTCCGACGGATGAAAGACTTATAGCAATATCTACAGTTGGAATACCCTACCGAGATCCTAACTTAAACTTCACCCATGAAGAGATTGTAGAGCATAGAAAGTTGGAGAGGATGGAATTTAAGAAGAGACTGTTAGAAATAGGTAGATACTATTCTACGAAGAAGGTTAAATTGGGAAAGGTAGATAAGAGGTTTTTAAATATTCAAAGGTTGGATTTAAACTCCACTCAGGTAATTTTAAAGATGAGAGAGGTTTTAGGGATATAA